TATCGTTCTGCCCTTCGGGGACCACCCCTCTTCCTTTCTTGTTTTGGTTAGGTTGACCAGAAGTTTTTCTGCCAACTTCTTACCAACAAGGAAAAATGATACAAAAGCATCCCGTCTAAAGATTGGATGACCTTAGTACGGTTGAATTACGCATCAAGGCGCGTCAGCCTTAACGCCCTAACTAACTAGAAATATCTTATGAGAAGAAAGGGCTTTCTTTCTATAttggtaaaatttatttatgccCGAAGAATTTGTAGGGTTATCGCCCGATAATGTTAAATTGATTCAAAATAAGGTAAAGACTGGTAAGTATACTCTGTCTCCATTTCCACTTAAAGTATTTTCTAGTAAAGAAAAAGCACCTAAGAATACATATTTAATTCatattaatatagataaatcaACAGTTTATGGATGTTTATATCCTATTCTGGAAGATCATATTGTTATTACTGCGCTTGGGCACTTGCTTAATAGTAGATTGATATCTCTTAATATTCCTCATTCCTTATCCTTTGGATATAATCAGTATCCTAGTTCATATTTTGCACATATTTTATCGTCGATAAAGATACCTGTTTCTAGACTTTACAAAATTAACATGTTACACTctctatttaaaattaataaagaaagtCTTTTGACTATGCTTGAACCAATAGTGTTAAGTTCAGATATAATGCAGTTAATCAAATCTATCCTATATATGCCTATAACACTttatggagaggaagtagactttttaaatgattttattaCTCCCTCCGGGTATTTTACTACTGTTTTactcaatttatatttaaatcaattGGATATTAAGTTTAATTTGCAATTTCCTTCTTATTCTTATGCCAGGTATAATGAAGAAATTATAGTCACAACTTCTAAAAACAATTTGTTGTTTGAAAATTCACTTTATGGTTTATTTGATGATTTGAATATGACTGGTAATATTATTTCGGTTTCACCCGGGGATGACCCTATCACTTCCACTTATGGTGGTGTTTTTAGGGTCTGTACTGATGGTATAGTACAAATAACttcaaaaatgaaataaataagtaatatGATTCGTATTTGTGTTGTTGGACTGCGGGTGGATAAAGTGTGGTAGGAGAGAGGTGTGGCGTCTCTTACCAGTTTGTTGTAGTTGAGGGTCTTTAGGCACTCGACTGTCAGGAGAAGATTGATGCAGGGTTGGTGGCCCTTGCCTTTCTTACTGGAAAAGAATGGTTCGATTTATCAATTTCAGTATGAAAGTTTTTCTCCCGCTACGGGTACGAAACATAGCTATTCCTTGAATAGCCTTTTGATTGCGTgggatttgtaataaaaaaagtcCCCGGAAATCTCCGACATTAATTAGATTGGGATGGTTTTTTTCTACGAACGAAGTGCACCCTAATCTTAGATTACTTAATTATGTAAGAGAGGTGGTAGGGAAGCCGGGCATTACCAAAGCTTTACATAGGTGAATTATTCCCTTTCTCGGAGGTAGCTTGGCCCCCCTTCTTTCAAAAAGAACAACTTCTCTAAGAGCTTGCCCCAATCTCGAGGAATTCACGAAGCGAcccaagtcaaaataaaggGAAGGCTATAAAGCCTAAGCCAAGGTGGTGGGGAAAGAGAGGCGTGTCGTGAAAGGTAAAACATATTACACCCAGCTACCTTTCTTTATCGACCTTACCAGGGAAAGGAAGACATGACGAGGGTCCTAGCCTCTTTGTCTGGTTGAAAGGACCCACGGTGCGGTAACTAGCAAGCATCACTCCAAAAGACTATCCTATCCTTGACTATCAAGCAAGGGAATCACTAGTTCCATCTTGGTACTAAGGATAATAGAATATGTCCATACGCGGGGGATAAGCACTAATTTCCTTTAACTAGGTCGAAGGTAATTGAATGAAAATCTCTTAGGTCTCCGCCTTTGCTGCTAACAAAGACAGGTTTTTCATTAAATTCATGCTTATTCGGCAAACCTTTCATTAAGAGTCAAAACTCCGGAAGCTATTGCTCTTTTGAGCTAGACCAGTCTCGCAAACACGGTTCGTTAGCTCTGGGGCTACAATGCCACGCTTCCTGCTCTAACCGCTACCAGTCATCAGAACAATCCGGACTAGGAATaatcctttctctttcttcagaTCACCTCCGGGAGAGGAAAGAGCCCTCGGATTTACAAGCAATTGCTCTGGTATGCTAAACCACCAAACGGAGAATCCAATCCATAAGCAAGTTAGGAGCTCCCTTACATACGAATAAATGAGTGCCTCCTCTAACTCTTTGATTCAGGCGCTGTACATCACAAAAAAAACCCCTGCCTTCGATCTCAGAAAATAGGAATCTCTTCCTACTTCTCTTATTCTGAACGGGAATTGCTCCATATTCGCTGTAGGTGGAAGCCAAGGACCAATGGAATACATTCTATGTCGCTCGCCCTGCTTTCCCAAAGTGTACGCCGGGCAGGAAGTCGAATGGTGCAGGTGGATGTACTTATAGTATAACTGTCGTTGGAAGGGACTTCTCGTACTTCAGGCACTCCAGAGGTTAGTTTGTAAAAGAGTGAGAACATGTGAAACAACAAAGAGAATTAGGAATGGAAGGTGGGTGCCCTCTATATTGGGGGTTGATTCTAGCTAAAGCTAAAATATCTAAAACGAATAGGTAAGGGCTTTCACTAATGTACCAACTGTCGTGAGTTGGGCGGGTCAAGGCTCCAATCCTGGGGCAGTCGCTACGGAATAGACTTGAAACCGAGCGGGAACATGGCTGGGAGTAGCTTTTAACAGTGCTGGTCTACCCCCATGGAGAGGGACTGAAAGCCTTGGTTTCGCCGCCCCTATTTCATTAGTAGAGCTCTATTGAGAAAGACCTTGGAATTGGCCAATCACCAACCAAACCAAGGGCGATGTTAGGTTAGCATTCTGTTAGAACGAATAGAACGAACTCGAGTTCAGTTCACCGGTACGGCACAGCCGGGGAGAGCTCCGATTTATTGAACTCGGCTTTGACTTTCTTTGAAGGCTGGTTTTCGAGCGGAATGGTTTTGACCTTGAAAGTCTTTAGGCTTCGACCTGCCAAATCAGCCTAGACCCATTCTAATAGATTAGGCCTAGATTCCCCAACtcctaaaaaaaagaatgattCTCAGAATCGCTATTTTGTTCGATTCAGCAGTAGTAGGAATGGTGTATCCAGCAGACGGTCTTTCATCAGTAAGCGATGTGCTAGTCTTTGTTGGTGAATGCCTATCTGGTGTTCAAGTCTCCGGTCCTTGTCCTTCTATTAGTGGTGGTATCCTAAGATTCCGGTTTAGAAATGATCTATTTCTGTAACTAGAAATTTCATAAGAGAAGAAAGGTCGTAGCGTAGAAAAGAAAGGCCTTTCCTTCCCTTCATTCTATAGGGCTAGTGCCTGTGCTATGAAGCCGCTCGACCTACAACGTAAAGGAAGGGGTGATGTTAGAGTAAGGGGGCGCGAAAGCCTACTTTACTTTAGAGAAAGGCTAACGACGCGCATCCGCTGGGAGAGGATAAATCGTTTTGATTCGAGGTTTTTTGTTTGCCTTTACGagtaatgtaataaaaaagCCTTTATTTAAGGTAAGGTTAGAACACTCTAATGACAAAGCGTCCGCTCACGTCAGGGTCCGAAGGAGATGTAGTTGCTTTTACTTTCTTCGAGATTGGGTTGGTGTTCAGTGTATCGCTTGTGTAGCCTATGCGAAGCGAACAAGCAAGGGATTGAGCTGCGCGAAAGCCTACTTTAGAGAAAGGCTAACGACGCGCATCCGTTTTCTTGCTGGGTACAAGATCGAAAAGAATGCATTGGATGGATGCCCGGGCATTGAGAAGGAAGGACGCTTTCAGAGGCGAAAGGCCATGGGGAGATACCGTCTGTGATCCATGGATCTCCGATCGGGAAACCGTATCCAAGCTTCGCGGCTAGTCTGCGCTCTTTGGACTTTGAAAACTTAGCGAACTGAAACATCTTAGTAGCTAAAGGAAGGGAAATCAACCGAGACCCCGTTAGTAGCGGCGAGCGAGAGCGGATGGGGTTTTTAAGAAAAACAAACACGTTTCTCTTTCGAGTCTGAGAAATTCCTCAGCAGCAAAGTGTTCACTTCTTTTTCGCCAGGTTTCATTCGATTTGTTGTGGATTGGATGATGGAAAAACCAGCAAGCCCCTTTCATTTAAAGGGCGCAGTGAACTTCAATTGTGAAAAGGTTGGAAGATCTGGCCAAAGAAGGTGATAGCCCTGTAGATTCGTTCCCATGGTTCGATCCTTCCCAGTAAAACGCGGCGTGTTCGAATTCTGATCGCTTTTACGCGAGAAAGGGGGACCACCCTCTAAGCCTAAGTATTCCTCAATGACCGATAGCGTACAAGTACCGTGAGGGAAAGGTGAAAAGAACCCGTCCCGTAGGGGGGGGAGTGCAATAGAGAACCTGAGATCCGATGCGAACAATCAGTCGAAGGAGCTTAGAGCCTTTACTTGATATTCTATTAGTAAAGCGCACTCACTCTAACGGCGTACCTTTTGCATGATGGGTCAGCGAGAAAATGGGAACAGCGGCTTAAGCCATTAGGTGTAGGCGCTTTTCAGAGGTGGAATCTTATAGTTCTTCCTATTTGACCCGAAACCGATCGATCTAGCCATGAGCAGGTTGAAGAGAGCTCTAACAGGCCTTGGAGGACCGAACCCACGTATGTGGCAAAATACGGGGATGACTTGTGGCTAGGGGTGAAAGGCCAACCAAGATCGGATATAGCTGGTTTTCCGCGAAATCTATTTCAGTAGAGCGTATGATGTCGATGGCCCGAGGTAGAGCACTCAATGGGCTAGGGTGGCCCCATGGTAGCCTTACCAACCCCAGGGAAACTCCGAATACAGGCCTAGATCGTTTGTACAGACAGACTTTTAGGGTGCTAAGATCCAAAGTCGAGAGGGAAACAGCCCAGATCGTACGCTAAGGTCCCTAAGCAATCACTTAGTGGAAAAGGAAGTGATCGAGCGATGACAACCAGGAGGTGGGCTTGGAAGCAGCCATCCTTTGAAGAAAGCGTAATAGCTCACTGGTCTAGCTCCATGGCACCGAAAATGTATCAGGGCTCAAGTGATTCACCGAAGCGACGAGACCTTGAAAGTAGCTTTTTCAAGTGTCAGTAGCGGGACGTTCTGTCAATCGGGGAAGGTTTTTGGTGACAACACCTGGAGATATCAGAAGTGAGAATGCTGACATGAGTAACGAGAAATCCAGTGAAAACACGATCGCCTGCCAGTGGAAGGCTTTCTTGCGTTTCAGTAAATCTACGCAGAGTGAATCGGTCCCTAAGGAAGCCCCGAAAGGGCTGCCGTCCGATGGGTACACGAAAGTGACGAAGTTGCTTTGACTACAGAACCATGCCTGTCTGTTGGAGTGAATTGGATGATCGGGCCGAGGGCAGCCCCCTCTGCCCCTCACTCTCCTTTCCCTAATATGAACCTTGAGTCATCAAAGCCTTTCTGACTCGGCCTGGCCCGGTCGCCCTACGCGACTGGCGCTTCAAAAGGTGGTTTACTTGCTTACTCGTTAGAGTAGGGGTCGCGAGAGAGCAGAGCGTACCGCCCCGCCATAGTAGCGAGTCTGTTTATAGTCGCGACTGTTGTCATAGTCAACAAGGTGGAAACTTCCAGGAAAAAACTTCGAATTGGGAGGGCGATCCTCCCGGTGAACTGACCGTACCCCAAACCGACACAGGTGAACAAGTAGAGTATACTAGGGCGCTCGAGAGAACCATGTCGAAGGAACTCGGCAAAATGACCCCGTAACTTCGGGAGAAGGGGTGCTCTCCTATCTTTTGATTAGGAAAGCGGCACATACCAGGGGGTAGCGACTGTTTATTAAAAACACAGGACTCTGCTAAGTGGTAACACGATGTATAGAGTCTGACACCTGCCCGGTGCTGGAAGGTCGGAAGGAGAAGTGTTATAAGCTTTGAATGGAAGCCCCGGTAAACGGCGGCAGTAACTCTAACTGTCCTAAGGTAGCGAAATTCCTTGTCGCATAAGTAGCGACCTGCACGAATGGTGTAACGACTGCCCCGCTGTCTCCGACATGGACCCGGTGAAATTGAATTCTCCGTGAAGATGCGGAGTACCAACGGCTAGACGGTAAGACCCCGTGCACCTTAACTATAGCTTCGCAGTGACAACCTTGATCGAATGTGTAGGATAGGTGGGAGGTGACAGAACGACCAATCCTGAAAGACCACTCTTTCGTCTAAGGATGCCTAACCGCCGCACCGAAAATTCGGGGGGGGCGGGACACTGCGGGGTGGGTAGTTTATCTGGGGCGGATGCCTCCTAAAGAGTAACGGAGGTGTGCGAAGGTAGGCTCAAGCTAAGATTCTGCTCGTGAGCGTAATGGTATAAGCCTGCCTGACTGTGAGACCGACTGGTCGAACAGAGACGAAAGTCGGCCATAGTGATCCGGGAGTCCCGTGTGGAAGGGCTCTCGCTCAACGGATCAAAGGTACGCCGGGGATAACAGGCTGATGACTCCCAAGAGCTCTTATCGACGGAGTCGTTTGGCACCTCGATGTCGACTCATCACATCCTGGGGTTGAAGAAGGTCCCAAGGGTTCGGTTGTTCGCCGATTCAAGTGGTACGTGAGTTGGGTTTAGAACGTCGTGAGACAGTTCGGTTCCTATCTACCGTTGGTGTTAAAGGGAGAACTGCGAGGAGCCAACCCTAGTACGAGAGGACTGGGTTGGGCCAACCTATGGTGTACCGGTTGTTATGCCAATAGCAGCGCCGGGCTGCTAAGTTGGTATGGAAGAACTGCTGCGCCGCGGGAAATCCTTCTCTATACAAGTTCTCGGACGAGGTTTTTGAACAGAACTTCGATAGGCGAGAGGTGTAAGCACCGCGAGGTGTGAAGCGATCTCGTACTAAACGAAACAACTTTCTCTTATGTTATAGGGTCGCGAAGAATTTAGCTGCCAACCCTAGTCAGCAAGCTGAAATGAAAAAGTCCTTTCAATAAGGTAAGCTTCATAGCTCCAACCTAGGTTAGGTTAGGGGGTCGTTAGACCGCCGCGCCGCTTACTTACTAAGCGCTGGTTCTATCCCGGCCAAGCAAGCAAGGGGACCTAGGTGGGAAtagtgaaagaaaagaaagagaggggGAAGAAGCGGGGTAGAGTAGTTGGTTAACTCGTCAGGCTCATGACCTGAAGATTGCAGGTTCGAATCCTGCCCCCGCCATGTCTTGATTTAAAAAAGTCAACACTTGAACCCTAGTTTCCATCAAGCAGAAGCAAGACGGACCATCTTGAGGGAAGAGGGCTGTATCCCTGATGGCTATGAATGGCGCGAAGTACTCTTGTGTACCGCAGATTCAGATCCAAATGCACTCGGCTCGCGCGCAACCCCGCCCCGTCAAAGCTTGATTTCCGGTGAAACTCCTGGCGTCAAGATCTGGCACGTTTCTcccatgcttttctttgttgGTAAACCCAACCAGCGATTGACAACAAAGAAGTCTTTCCTCTTGTTGGGGGGAGCAGAATTCTCAcgataggaaaaagaaaaatgaggaaCCAACGATTCTCTCTTCTTAAACAACCGATATCCTCCACACTTAATCAACATTTGATAGATTATCCAACCCCGAGCAATCTTAGTTATTGGTGGGGCTTCGGTTCGTTAGCTGGTATTTGTTTAGTCATTCAGATAGTGACTGGCGTTTTTTTAGCTATGCATTACACACCTCATGTGGATCTAGCTTTCAACAGCGTAGAACACGTTATGAGAGATGTTGAAGGGGGCTGGTTGCTCCGTTATATGCATGCTAATGGGGCAAGTATGTTTCTCATTGTGGTTCACCTTCATATTTTTCGTGGTCTATATCATGCGAGTTATAGCAGTCCTAGGGAATTTGTTCGGTGTCTCGGAGTTGTAATCTTCCTATTAATGATTGTGACAGCTTTTACAGGATACGTACCACCTTGGGGTCAGATGAGCTTTTGGGGAGCTACAGTAATTACAAGCTTAGCTAGCGCCATACCGGTAGTAGGAGATACCATAGTTACTTGGCTTTGGGGTGGTTTCTCCGTGGACAATGCCACCTTAAATCGTTTTTTTAGTCTTCATCATTTACTCCCCTTTATTTTAGTGGGCGCCAGTCTTCTTCATCTGGCCGCATTGCATCAATATGGATCAAATAATCCATTGGGTGTACATTCAGAGATGGATCAAATTTCTTTTTACccttatttttatgtaaaggaTCTAGTAGGTTGGGTAGCTTTTGCTATCTTTTTTTCCATTTGGATTTTTTATGCTCCTAATGTTTTGGGGCATCCCGACAATTATATACCTGCTAATCCGATGCCCACCCCGCCTCATATTGTGCCGGAATGGTATTTCCTACCGATCCATGCCATTCTTCGTAGTATACCTGACAAATCGGGAGGTGTAGCCGCAATAGCACCAGTTTTTATATGTCTGTTGGCTTTacctttttttaaaagtatgtATGTGCGTAGTTCAAGTTTTCGCCCGATTCACCAAGGAATATTTTGGTTGCTTTTGGCGGATCGCTTACTACTAGGTTGGATCGGATGTCAACCAGTGGAGGCACCTTTTGTTACTATTGGACAAATTCCTCCtttagttttcttcttgttctttgcCATAACGCCCATTCCGGGACGAGTTGGAAGAGGAATTCCTAATTCTTACACGGATGAGCCCTAGCCCTGTAAGCCCACACCTGATCAGTGAAAAATTATGACACCAATCATTTACGTATTACACCAAGAATGAATTGACAAGCGCATACCTTTTTTTGTTGGCTATTTTTATATAGCTTAGATAGGgcaaagatttttgaaataaaggcGAAGAAGAATCATCGTGCTAATAGACTTACCGCTCATACAGCTCCCAGCCAACAAGCAGTTAGCCTTCTTTTCCAAGGAATTCCAATGTGGATGACTGGACATCAGCAATAACTGGAGCCGAGCTTTCACAAAAACATACGAACCCACCCTATCATTTAAGGGGTACTAAAATCAACGTGTCAAT
The DNA window shown above is from Arachis duranensis cultivar V14167 unplaced genomic scaffold, aradu.V14167.gnm2.J7QH unplaced_Scaffold_110134, whole genome shotgun sequence and carries:
- the LOC127743762 gene encoding cytochrome b, with translation MRNQRFSLLKQPISSTLNQHLIDYPTPSNLSYWWGFGSLAGICLVIQIVTGVFLAMHYTPHVDLAFNSVEHVMRDVEGGWLLRYMHANGASMFLIVVHLHIFRGLYHASYSSPREFVRCLGVVIFLLMIVTAFTGYVPPWGQMSFWGATVITSLASAIPVVGDTIVTWLWGGFSVDNATLNRFFSLHHLLPFILVGASLLHLAALHQYGSNNPLGVHSEMDQISFYPYFYVKDLVGWVAFAIFFSIWIFYAPNVLGHPDNYIPANPMPTPPHIVPEWYFLPIHAILRSIPDKSGGVAAIAPVFICLLALPFFKSMYVRSSSFRPIHQGIFWLLLADRLLLGWIGCQPVEAPFVTIGQIPPLVFFLFFAITPIPGRVGRGIPNSYTDEP